A region of Pyxidicoccus parkwaysis DNA encodes the following proteins:
- the coxB gene encoding cytochrome c oxidase subunit II, whose product MNDFLRRILFLPEQGSTLASRVDGIHYFIIITTFIVGAGIGLTGFVFLVRYRRRQAHALTPQIEAPAWLEAIYISVPLSFFLLWGALGYQDYVWSRTPPEGALDVYVTGKQWMWKFAHPDGPGEVNVLHVPAGRPVRLLITSRDVIHSFYVPEFRLKMDALPGRYTETWFEAVRPGRYQVLCAEYCGLDHSHMRAEVVALAPAEFEAWRAQRKGAEVASGAGVSEPLVEQGRAVATRAGCFQCHTVDGTPHIGPTWRGLYLREEPLASGGTIRADVAYLTESMMDPQAKLVAGFQPVMPSFQGRLSAAEVASLVEFIQSLRPERPVPPAAQEPVYEPRGR is encoded by the coding sequence ATGAACGATTTCCTGCGGCGCATCCTCTTCCTGCCCGAGCAGGGCTCCACGCTGGCCTCGCGCGTGGACGGCATCCATTACTTCATCATCATCACCACGTTCATCGTGGGCGCGGGCATCGGCCTTACCGGCTTCGTCTTCCTGGTGCGCTACCGGCGCCGCCAGGCCCATGCCCTCACTCCCCAAATCGAGGCCCCAGCCTGGCTGGAGGCCATCTACATCAGCGTGCCGCTGTCCTTCTTCCTGCTGTGGGGCGCGCTGGGCTACCAGGACTACGTCTGGTCGCGCACGCCGCCCGAGGGCGCGCTGGACGTCTACGTCACGGGCAAGCAGTGGATGTGGAAGTTCGCGCACCCGGATGGCCCCGGCGAGGTGAACGTGCTGCACGTGCCGGCGGGCCGCCCGGTGCGGCTGCTCATCACCTCGCGCGACGTCATCCATTCCTTCTACGTGCCCGAGTTCCGCCTGAAGATGGACGCGCTGCCCGGCCGCTACACGGAGACGTGGTTCGAGGCGGTGCGCCCGGGGCGCTACCAGGTGCTGTGCGCGGAGTACTGCGGGCTGGACCACTCGCACATGCGCGCGGAGGTGGTGGCGCTGGCGCCCGCCGAGTTCGAGGCGTGGCGCGCCCAGCGGAAGGGGGCCGAGGTGGCCTCGGGCGCGGGCGTCTCCGAGCCGCTGGTGGAGCAGGGCCGGGCGGTGGCCACGCGCGCGGGCTGCTTCCAGTGCCACACGGTGGACGGCACGCCGCACATCGGCCCGACGTGGCGCGGGCTGTACCTGCGCGAGGAGCCGCTGGCCTCCGGAGGCACCATCCGCGCCGACGTGGCCTACCTCACCGAGTCCATGATGGACCCTCAGGCGAAGCTGGTGGCGGGCTTCCAGCCGGTGATGCCGTCCTTCCAGGGGCGGCTGAGCGCGGCGGAGGTGGCCTCGCTCGTCGAATTCATCCAGTCGCTGCGGCCGGAGCGCCCCGTGCCTCCCGCCGCGCAGGAGCCGGTGTATGAGCCTCGAGGGCGCTGA